The Fusarium keratoplasticum isolate Fu6.1 chromosome 4, whole genome shotgun sequence genome contains the following window.
GTGGGCGTGGGCGAGGACGCGGACGCGGAcgtggaggacgaggacgtgGGTCGGGCTAACTGGAAGCTGTCCAGGTTGCCTCTTGGGAAGCGGTTCGCCCAAGGGCAGCATCATGACTCGGCTGTCATAAAGGGGCGAGATAGAATGCAAGGGAACGTGGGGGTCTGACAAGTAACGGCATATCTGAATCGCCCCTGAAATCCTGTCCTGCTGCACTTCTGTTTAGGTAGATGAGAATACATTGAGTCTTGAAACGCTTTTGGAGCCATTAGGATGGAAGTTGGTAGAGTAAAATGCTGATTATCTCAAACCAGCCTGTCCCTGGCCCATTACCATCGTATGTGCCGGCAGTGTTGTGGTGGTTGACAGCTCGTGAGTTAGCGCCGAGGCGAACAGCTGAAGAATAGACATTGGTCAAGTTTATCCATATCCAATAGAAGCTGCCTTTAGAGAGATTGGCAGCCCAGTTGCTGcagccaagcttgatggcaagaggccatggccaaggagatgcagAAATCCTACGTCCAATCGAACACAATGCTTGCCGAGCAGCGCATGGCCATTGTCTAATTCGTTGTCTCACAGGCCACGGCCTGTTCACATCCGCCAATGGCTACACCCAAAATAATTCAGAATAACCTCGCTCTATAACAACTAGCAAAAGATATGAAACTTTTTTAATGCCTCGCAGTAACGAGTTATCACTATTATTAGTCACCCCTTTACAAGCCACAAGAACAAGGGTATATACTTAATCTCACCTCAAATGAGAGATCTCTCCTGAGCGACGACTGAAGGAAGGAGCTCCAAAACTCGAAAGCGAAAACTATACAAGTTGACACCGGAAAACACGACATATCAAAGACTTGCCTAGTTTGCTCAATTTTCGAAATATGGAAAAAAGAAGACCTAACTTTCTACTTCCCACAGAGCATTAGCACATCATCATTATCCTCCCAATATTTGTCGAATCCAGGGTAGCTCAAGATGGAACTACCGCATTAGGCAACTACGAGACGCAAGTGGACCCAGTGGCTGACATCAGCCATAAGCCACCATAATGGCTGACGAGAGCCTTCGCGATGCCCTCTCCCAAGTTTCCTATTATCATTCTCCTGAGTCAAGGATTTCGGGCACGACAATTGAACTGAAAGAGATGGAGCAAAGACGTGTTGGCGATTCACAGTCCCCCACGGAGGCGGATACGAACCATGACACGCGCAGTAGCCCATCAGCCGCGAAGAAAAAGGTTGTTCGTCGCGATCCTGCAAAGAGACGGTTGCAGAACCGTCTAGCGCAAAAAACATACAGTGAGCTTTTAACCCCTGGGGAAGAGACGGGTGACCGTTTTTTTATATGTGGTGGATTCAAGGTGTTGCGGGCTCTGGTGGCTGACATGATCCATCTCAGGGGAAAAGCAGAGGAAGCGCATTCAGGAGCTGGAGCGCCGTGCCGGGGAATCCGGTCCCGAGGCACATGCAGGTCCTCCTCCCGGGTCTAATGATACCCAAATGGTAGTCAGGGCCGCTGCAGAGCCGGCGATGAATGCAGGAACCCTCAATGTTGAGACGGTCAATCCCTCGCAGCTCCAGGCTGGCAGTGGGACCTCAACTTCGCAGTCAACAGAAGATATCTGGGGCCAAGATCTTCTTTCAGCCACTCTTGATCAATGGCTCAGCGAAAACCCCATAGGAGTTGACGAGAACCAGTATTCCATGGTATACTTCAACTGCGGTTGTCCTATCCTCCACATCCCCAATCACTCATCCCACGTCCTCCTCCCTGTCATCCCAGACCCTTACATGAACACGTTAcgcatcgacatcatctgTGTCGTCAGTGCCATGCTGCAAAACTGTCTCCAGCTTGGCATCACACACGCCATGTACTGCTCCGACGACGCCATATCGCCCTTTTACAGGCCTCACACCGACGCAGAGCCCGGCCAAGGCGCCGTGGTTTCAGCGGTGCAGCGTGGATTTCGTGCTCTGCACTACGACCTAAGACCCACGCACAAGCAGATTGTGATAGAGCACCATTCGTTTCTCGACGCGATCCCGTTCAAAGAGATCAGGGACAACATCATTGATAACATGGACaacatggacgaggatgagttCTTCCATGATTCGTTGAATCACCTGACGTGTTGGGGGAGTGTTGCAGGGGCGCATACTGGATCTCCGTGGGATGCTCGAAGCTGGGAAGCGACCGAGATGTTCTTGCAGAAGTGGTCGCACATTGTGGGAGGTGAAGACGGCGAGTTGACGAGGAATTCGCGGTGGTGGAGGTCTCTCAGGGGTGAGAGGGTAGTGACCGAGGTCATGTAAGACCGAAAGCGTCTAAGAGAAAGATGGCCAGTATGTTGAGATGCCGAAATGGCTTGTAGATATCCAGCTTAGAATTGCTCTCATGTAATCGACCGTCTATACAAATATGCAGAATGACCATCGTTGAGCATGATGAAACCCCTGAGCTACATCTGCGCCGACATCATGATGTGAATGCCAAACAGTATGGAAACCACCCAGAGAAACACATATACCTTGTTCTACCTTGACGCCGCCCACTGAAAAACTCCAGTAGGTTCAAGTGCTTGCCTATCCCAAATTGAACACCGCCTTGTTGACCTGAATATCGAAAAAAGCCCATCCATGTACGTTTGTTGTGTGTCAAACCCGCATTCCATGCAGTTTCTGGTCTTGTTGTATAAGTCATATCGGAAGCTCACATGACAGAGCATGATCCGAGTGTGCGAGCCCTCCGGCGACCCGTGGGACCCAAGCctccgtcttcctcgtccatATGGAGGGCTTGGGCCTCCCGGGCTCGACGCCTGCGTCTCCGGTAGCCCGCACCTGTCATGCCCGCTTCCTCGGTAGCCTGCATGTAATCTGCCCATCTCCTCTCTAAGCGGCCTGCGGCTGCAAGATCCCCCCGCAGAACCCGCTTCTGGTGCTCGTCAACCGTCATCTGCCAGCCGTAGAAACACTTCAATCCAATCACCTCAGTCGGGTAGCTCACTCTGCCGCTCTGGCCTGCGACAGGCTTGACTTGAGTATTTCGGAAGAGAACTTCTCGAATACCCGCCCATGTCACATTCTGACAGTCATAAACCACCATCTGGAGAGTGAGGTCCGGCCGTGTTCCTGCTTTCATGGATCGTTCGGAGCGTTTCATAACCATGGATGCTGCCTCTGCGAGGACGAGGTTACTAATCCTGGTATTGTCCAGGTCGACACTCCTGAGTTTCGTGCAACGTTCCATAACCGGTAGCATTCCCGTATCACCAAGATTCTCACAGTAGCTCAGGGAAAGGTGCTCCAGTGAGTCAGCACATGGCGCCTTGGCTAGATGTTCGGACAAGATCGAGTTTGTGAGATTCTCAAGGTCTTCGAGCTCAAGGTGCGTTAGCCTAGGCGTCGAAGCCAGAATGGACTCGAGGGCATC
Protein-coding sequences here:
- a CDS encoding BZIP domain-containing protein, yielding MADESLRDALSQVSYYHSPESRISGTTIELKEMEQRRVGDSQSPTEADTNHDTRSSPSAAKKKVVRRDPAKRRLQNRLAQKTYREKQRKRIQELERRAGESGPEAHAGPPPGSNDTQMVVRAAAEPAMNAGTLNVETVNPSQLQAGSGTSTSQSTEDIWGQDLLSATLDQWLSENPIGVDENQYSMVYFNCGCPILHIPNHSSHVLLPVIPDPYMNTLRIDIICVVSAMLQNCLQLGITHAMYCSDDAISPFYRPHTDAEPGQGAVVSAVQRGFRALHYDLRPTHKQIVIEHHSFLDAIPFKEIRDNIIDNMDNMDEDEFFHDSLNHLTCWGSVAGAHTGSPWDARSWEATEMFLQKWSHIVGGEDGELTRNSRWWRSLRGERVVTEVM